The following nucleotide sequence is from Juglans microcarpa x Juglans regia isolate MS1-56 chromosome 6D, Jm3101_v1.0, whole genome shotgun sequence.
cagattgattttgtgcccgggctACTATTCCAAAcggaccagcctataggagtaatccagaggagacaaaggagcttcggaggcaagttgaggattttgatgggcaaggggtacgtgagggaaagcatgagcccttgtgcagtaccagtgctactagtgccaaagaatgatgggacgtggaggatgtgcgttgattgcagggcggtcaacaatatcacggtaaagtatcgccattccattcctagattggatgatatgcttgataaattgcatggctcatgtattttcagtaaaattgatcttaaaagtgggtaccatcaaattagaatgaaagagggtgatgaatggaaaactgcttttaagactaagtatgggctttatgaatggttggttatgccatttggacttacaaatgcacccagtactttcatgagattaatgaaccatgtcctacgtgctttcataggcaagtttgtgcttgtgtactttgatgatatcttagtgtacaacaaagacttaaatgaacatattgagcatttgagatatgtctTTGATGtattgagatgtgaaaagttgtatgctaatttcaagaaatgtgccttttgcatggaaaaggttgtttttcttggttatgttgttagtacaaaaggtattgaggtggatgaagagaaagtcagggccatcaaggagtggccaacgccaaaaagcatcactgaagttagaagctttcatggcttagctagcttttatcggcgctttgttaaagactttagcactattgctgcaccactcactgaggtaattaaaaagaatgttgggtttcattggggggctaatcaagagaatgcttttgccactattaaagaaaggttgtgctcctcacttgtgttagcattacctgattttaacaaagcttttgagattgaatgtgatgcctcgggaatagggattggagccgttttgatgcctGATAGGcggcccatagccttcttcagtgaaaagctaagtggggcatccctgaaataccctacttatgacaaagagctttatgctcttgttcgtgcattagagacttggcagcactacctatggccaagggaatttgtgatccacaccgatcatgaatcattgaaatatctcaagggtcaaggtaagttgaataaaaggcatgctagatggatggaatacattgagacatttccctatgtcatcctttacaagcaaggtaaggagaacattgttgctgatgctctatcctggaggtatgtacttcttacttctatgagtgctgaaatgtttgggtttgaatatgtgaaagaaatgtatgccgatgacgctgacttgtctgatgtgtatatggcatgtgataacgcggcatttggtaagttttacaagcatgatggttatttatttaaggaaagcaaactttgtgtgccaagttgttctatccgtgagttattggtgcttGAGGCACacggtgggggattaatgggacacttcgGTGTCAAggaaactttagacattttgcatgaacatttcttttggcctaagatgaagagagatgttaatcgtatttgtggattgtgcattacatgtagaaaggccaaatctaaagttttgccacatgggttgtatacacccttactcgttcctagtgagccatgggtagacatgatatgaacccacgggaatgaaatcccttgaacccacaatcaatttgaaaactccccaagaaagccaaattcaagtcaatggatggaaaaacctaaactagatgagaactcgtttcaagaacctagattatatcaaaatttagacccgttgaagaacccgtctaaagaacctagattacaaaggaggaacgccacaaaggttgtgatttacctttaataagttcaaaagttcaatcaagaacaagaggagaaacctcaactcacaaataacattcaatattgtctaaccttcaaatgaggctacaaggagtatttaaactaaacctaattaaaacccaagccaaaataaagcccctttttacccaaaatgccctgatgaacagtgtcacgctacagtacccgcgactacagtaacactacagtacctcttgaaaccttaattcctaaaaagtaactttccgaataagccattggccaaaatacaaggccttctcgaaaaccctagttcattaaaaataagacgtgtgagccaggcatcttcaagcccacttattctaaataataaaataaatcatttaaccaaattgaaagtctccaataacaataggccatATCTCTAAATCATATCTTCCAcaacttgaatcaagtggatcaaagctggttctccttctttcaagcccatattgaatgttgggctctcgctaaactcgtcccaagtggatgcatcaatccgtgcattgcctcattgatcttcttggctcttgacctcgtaattggcccatctggaagttgcaaaggatctttaagactaggcccaccttggttcccatcattcctcctctcctcaaaaggattcgacctcgaatctccacctggatcaaagggaaaatggttAGTAACATTGCAAATAGCAGAAACAGGATACTTACCTGAaagatccattagatatgcattttcatcaatttgttcaggaatttggaaaggtccatccaagctactcctatcatcaacaggtaacggtgttaaatctaaaggagtaaatggattaagtctataaacaatttcaaaatgtgaaaattgagtagtagcatgaacactccaattatgcaaactcaatgaatggcaaacaatactcccacaaatgttcatgaaacacgcctaaagctttccttacaccaaaataaccactccaattatatgcaaactcaatgaatggcaagcaatactcccacaaacgttcatgcaacacttcaatgaatggcaaatgatactcccacaaacgttcatgcaatacatcaatgaataagaaatgaaacttccacaaatgttcatgcaacacgtcattgaatggcaaatgatactcccacaaacgttcatgcaaaacatcaatgaatgacaaatgatacttccacaaaggTTCATGCAATatgtcaatgaatggcaaatgatattcccacaaacgttcatgcaacacaacaaaagtcttccttacaccaaggttacccaacaaaccaccatctctatcacacacaagcaacttacgcataaaactagtagtaggcacacaaaatttattctctctaaacaagtagcaatctagtttatagaacttaccaaacgatgctttttcacatgttccatactcACTTGCAAAGtaatcatcattagcatgcaattccctATCATACTCAAGTCttaacaattttgcatctaaaatgaagacaaggacataccttcttgctaaagcatcaaccacaaaattctccataccttgtgtgtatttgagtacatgaggaaaagtatcaatacagtcctcccacttagcatgcattctagttagcaacttaccttgtcccttcatgtgtgtcaaggactcatgttcttgaaagaaaggttggttaggaattgtcacacctgacacaaaatcaatgtaatgctctatctctctaataggtggcaatctactaaacacacctctaggaaccATGatctcatatccctgcaacaaagaaacaacaacactaggcaaagaatcgttaaatttgttagtataaaagtttgccttagcataaacactcacttttgtctttttgtttctctctgcaatctctatttcttttccctctcgtgactccactcttttttcttgactctcagtcacctctctattttctttttcactctctctctcttgatgtttcggcctcattctcttttttcctctcactctctttttcctttcggctctctttttttctttcactctcctctttttttgaactctcggcctcacaattattttttaactcattttctctttttcttgaggtttcagcctcaccctcatcttttctcttaggtggttcggtcttccTCTTTATTGtagtttgatcatttttgtcccactttggtttccaaggagtactagaaaccaaagtatatcttgatgtaccctttcttttcaactgcctctccaccttcatagccatatgtaccatgatgggcaccaagatgggcctagtcttaaagatcctttacaaCTTCCAaatgggccaagaagatcaaggaggcaatccaaggattgatgcaatccccttgggacgagtttagcaagagcccaacattcaagatgggcttgaaggaagaagatccagttttgattcatttgataagctatggaagagggcaatgacaagacttaaaggctttgggctcttgaaaggtttcaacttgtttaattcattttcaattactaaaaacGTCTTTACAAAAATGTTCTGAAAATACCCTTAGGTGATTTTTTGTCTGCTAGAGTTTTTACATGTGATTTGCATGGCTGCCGCGGGGGGCACTGGTGGCTCTATGCCGGTGACCATCCCTCGGTCGTTCGCAGAGCTCTTCTCTGCCTCCCCTCAGCCGTTTCCGGATGTGCTTCTGCCAGCAAGGGCTCCAAAAACTATGGAGGGAGAAGtctatttcttgtttttgtagGAGGAAATATTGAAGTCTGCTGAACCGTTTAGATATTCAATGGTCCTGAAGTTTCTTAGACAGTGGCCATCACTGGATGCGATCAGAATGTTTATTAAGAACAAATGGGGTTTGTCTGGCTTGGCTATTGTTTCGTCTATGAGAAAGCCGCGGAATGTGTTTGTCCGATTGACGTCGGAGGAGGATTTCAATAAGGCTTTCTCGAGGGAAGTTTGTGACGTTGACGGCGTGGCTTATCGTCCTTTCCATTGGTCCCCAGATttttctgaagaagaagagcCTTCAGTGGTTCCTGTTTGGATTTTCCTTCCAGGTTTGGCTCCAAATTTTTATCACCCATCAATCCTGAAATGTCTCACGGCACCAATAGGGAAGTTTATACGGTGTGATAACTCTACGCGGTGTGCAACCAGAACTGACGGGGCGAGAGTGTGTGTAGAGCTAGATGCTGCGAAATCGCCGATCTCTTCATTCTGGATTGGGGCTCCTTCATGCTCTGCGAGTCGTAGACTGGAGGTGATTTATGAAACTTTACCGGCTTTTTGCACTGAGTGTAAATTACAGGGGCATAATTTAAAGACGTGTAAAAGAGGGAAGACAGGgaaggaaaaggagaagaaaaatgttCGTCTGGAATATAGAGAAAAGCCGAAACAATTGGAATCCTCGGTTCCAAATGGTGCAAATACAGAGTCACAGGAAGCGGTGGCTTTATGTAAGGAAGGAAAGAATTCGAGTGATTTGGTGCTGGTTAGTGATGTTCACCCTATTCTGCgggaagaggaggaaggagTTATTTTCTAGTTCGAGGGTTCACATGATATGGTATCTGGGGAGAGGTCTAAGGAGGTGGAGCCTCAAATCCCTACGGAAAGTAAGGTTTCGGAGGGGGTATCTGCTGATCTGGGAGAGATGGCGCCAGTGGTATCTGAGGTGATGACAGTGCAGAGTTCTGGTGTGGGGTTAGGGACTCGGCATGAAGTGCAAGATAATGTGCTGAATAATTTCCAGATGGTTGTTATTATGGAGGTGGAGTTACCTGTGAATGACGTGGGGTGCTCTGTTCCTGAGGAATTAAATAAACAGGGATTAGAGAACAATATGCAATTGAGGATGGTGGATGTGGCGCAGGAGGATTTATTAGCTATTGTTGTGAATCAATCTGAAGTATTACAAGGTGGAGATTTTGTTGCGCAGGGTACAGATAGTGTGTTGATAGAGGAGGAATGTGCTATGGCTGCTTCGATGGCCAGTTTTTCTGATACAGAAATATTGGTGGATAACGCTTTGACTAGTAAGGAGGTTTGTTCTGATTCTGATACACAGGAACGTGGGAAGAAACGGGGCGAGGCAATTGGAATGAAAGTTCGAAGCAGTAAACGGGTGATCACCCGTTcctctaaattaaatttatgataagTCCAATATTATATTGGAACATTAGAGGGGTGAGATCTTCTAAGAGTAGGctaaaaaagattttgagtATGTATAAGCCGAAAGTTATTGTGTTAGCAGAGCCATTTCTACGTGATGAAGTATTGGATGATGTAAAAAGGATGTTGGGTTTTGATTGTGGTTTCTCGAATGGGGATTGGGATGGTAAATTGTGGATATTTTGGATGAATGATGTAGATGTGAATGTGGTGAGCTGCGGTTCTCAACATGTTACAGTTATTGTGTCTACTGGTCTGATGAAATTTAAAGCTTCCTTTGTCTATGCTAAGTGTACGTATGTTCAACGGCTGGAGCTATGGGCTAATCTTGAAAAGGAGAGTAACGGTATTGAACCTTGGATAATAataggggattttaatattattgcttCTGATGTGGAAAGAAGAGGTGGTCGTTCACGTTCCTTGTTGGCGATGGAGGAGTTCAACTCTTGGATTCATTCTTGTGGATTACTGGAGTTAAAATTATTGGGTAAAAGTTTCTCTTAGTGTAATGGGCAGGCTGGGCGTTCTCGTAGCTGGGCTCAGTTGGATCGTTCATTGGTTACGCCGAATTTTGTTCAAGCATTTCCGGACTCTTTCATGACGTATTTGTCTCGTACGTCGTCAAACCATGCACCTATGGTTATCTCTATGGTAAATAATGTTGCAGATTATGGTCCATCTCCATTCCTATTTCAACAGATGTGGGTGGATCATGTGGATTTTTTTAGATGCGTCCGAGAGGTCTGGGATCAACCGGTGGTTGGTACTGGCCTCATCAAGCTTGCggtgaaattaaagaaattgaagACTGTGCTGAAAGGATGGAATAAAACTGTTTTTGGATGGACAAGTGGGCATATTAAGCAGTTGGAGGATCGGTTAGAGAGACTGGAGGAGAGCTTGCAGCTGAACTATGATGAAGAGGTGGAAAGTGATTTGCTGGCGTCCAAAATGGAGTTAGAGACCTGGAATAATCGTGAAGAAATGCGGTTAGCCCAGTGTGCGAAAGTCCGTTGGTGGCGTCATGGAGATCAAAATTCGCGTTATTTTCATGCTCTCTTGAATAAACGGAGGCAATCAAAGATTACGGAGATGAGGCTCCCGAATGGTGTAATGCTAAAGTCCCtgcaagaaattcatgatggtGCGGTGCATTATTTTCGGGAATTCTTGGGGCAGTCGTCTCGAGTAGTACTTCCGGAGCTGAGTGATTATGTTTCTACTGTGATTTCGGATGATGATAATCTAAGACTATGTTCGGTTCCTACAGAAGAGGAGGTGAAACAAGCAGTGTTCAGCATTCCTATTGAGAGTAGTCCAGGGCCTAATGGTTTTGGGTCGGGTTTTTATAGAGcatgttgggatattgttagTTTGGAGGTGGTGGAGGCGGTTCAAGAATTTTTTCGAGGGATTCCTCTTCCCAGATTCTACACTGCTTCTTTTGTAGTACTTATTCCAAAAATGGATCAGCCGACCGGATTTGATAAGTTTCGGCCTATTAGCTTATGTTCCATCTTCTACAAAATCTGCACTAAGGTTTTGGTGGCAAGGCTTGCTCCTTTATTATCCTCTTTGATCTCTTCTGAGCAATGTGCGTTTATTCCAGGTAGGAGTATCTTTGATAATATTAGTCTTACACAGGAGATGGTGCAATTGCTTAATAAAAAGGCGATGGGGGGTAATATCATTTTGAAACTGGATATggctaaggcttatgatagggtggaatgggattttcttttacatgtttTGACAGCCTTTggtttttcttcctctgttaGTGGTTTGATCAGGAATTGCATTGCTTCACCTTGGTATTCgattatgatgaatggtacgAGTCGAGGTTTTTTTCAAGGAAGTCGAGGATTGCGACAGGGTGATCCATTATCACCATATCTTTTTATCATCATGGAAGAAGTGCTCTCTCgcttattaaagaaaaattttttatgtggcaatattacaaatttttctcATCCAAGAGGTGCGCCTCTTGTTTCTCACCTTCTTTATGCTGATAATGTAGtgatttttgctaatggagGAAAGCGTTCTTTGAAAGAATTGATGAAGGTTATTGAGACTTATGAGTCTTGGTCTGGGCAGCGGgtaagtaaagaaaaatcagCCATCTACTTTGCAAAAAATGCTACTGCAGGGAGGAAGAGGGAGGTGCTTAATATCACGGGATTTAGTGAAGGTATTTTTCCATTTACTTATCTTGGTGCACCTATTATTAATGGGCATCTTATGAAGTTACATTTAGAGCCTATTTTTAACCGGGTGAGGAAGAAACTTGGGGGATGGAAATTAAAATGTCTTTCGGCTGGGGgaaagttgattttgttgaagcatGTGTTAGCAAGTATGCCGATCCATATTATGTCTATTCTTCAATTGCCAAAAGGAGTATTGAAGAATCTGAATAAACTTTTGAgttcatttttttggggggaaaaagatggaaaggaaaagaagaaatgggTTGCTTGGAAGTTGATGTGTAAGACAACTGATGAGGTACAAACTtctcttcatatgaaatttgcttggaaggTTTTGACTGGGGAGGATCTGTGGGAAAAATTTTTTCGGGTTAAATATATTGGGGATAAACATGTATCTTTATTAGATCCTAAAAAAGGCTCAAGGTTTTGGAAGATGGTGGTAAAATGTATCCCAGAGGTTTTGGATAATTCCAAATGGAGGGTGCGGGAtggtaatatttctttttggtgggaTAAATGGTTGAGTGAAGGCCTTCTTGCTAATTCTTATCCTGTAATTGATGTGCCAAGACTGATGGTGGCTGATTTAAAAGTTGCTAATGGCTAGGATTTTGACTTGTTAGAGAGGCTAGTGGGAGTACAAAAAGCGGAGGAGATTGGCAGCTTATTGGGTGTTCATAAATCTGGTCAAGATATATTGGTTTGGCTTCATAATAAAAATGGACTATTTTCCACCAAAAGTGCTTGGCAATGTGTGAGGGTCACGGCACCAGCAGTACCTTGGGCTAAATGGGTGTGGCATGAAgctataccaaaaaaaatttccattctTATGTGGAAGGCTTTTCATAATGGTTTAAGTGTGGATGATAGATTGAAGAGAGTTGGTATTCCTATTACTTCTAAATGTAATTGCTGTTTGTAGGGAAGATATGAGGATTTGAATCATGTCTTTGTTGAAGGTGACATTGCTACTGGGATTTGGAAGAGGTTTTCGAATATTTGGGTGTCCCTTACGACCCAAATAAACGTTGGTTTGAGTTGGTGCTTCTTTGGTTTCGACGTGCGTCTAATAAGTCCCAGGTGGGTtgtattttgggttttcttccttctcttattatttgaaagttgtGGCATCGTAGATGTAAGGCAAGGATGGAAGACAAATGTTTTTCGGTGGAAGTGCTTTGGAGGTCTATTTGTATCTGGTTAAGTAAAATGCTAAGTAGCATGTCTAGTTTTACAAAGATGGCTTTTGCTGATGAGGAGaggttgaaagaattgaacATTCCGCTTAGCCAAATCAAATTGAGGCCTGTTAAAGTGGTTTATTGGGTGAAGCCCTCATGTGATagattcaaattaaatattgatggaaGTAGCCTTGGTAACCCGGGGAGATTAGGTGCAGGAGGAGTAATTCGGGATTTTAAGGGTGATATGGtgctttctttttcatgttatcTTGGGGAGGGATCCAATAATCTTGCCGAGTTGAAGGCATTATTAATTGGGTTAAAATATTGCCGTTCTTTGGGATTGTGTCATGTGGATATTGAATCTGATTCTTTGGTTTGTGTATCTTGGGTTCAGAAGAAGCGCTGTGGTGTGtggtatttagaagatttttgggaggaggTTATGGGTTTGTTTGAAGGTGGAGATTATGGCATAACTCATATTTATCGAGAAGGAAATGCACCGGCGGATTTTTTAGCAAAAATGGGAGCTCAAGGTTTGACTTATGTTTGGCGTTCTTTGTTGAGAGTTCCAAAGTATTTGAAAGGATTGCTTCGCACGGATAAATTGTCATTACCTTATCTAAGAGGTCTTTGAGTCGTTGGGCTTTTATATCATTgttgatttttagttttattttggggagttttgggtgtttttgtgGCATATTgcttgttatgtatttttttccgatatgcttgttttgttttcatggtattcctccgccacaagtgagggtttttattattaataaatttgggaaggGGTCACTCTTGAACATGTGGCcttaactctttaaaaaaaaaaattgtttaattcatttaaaggactaattttattagtttagaataattgagtttattatgggaaggacttaaggggggcctatgcaagggcatgttgggaaatttattatttttgttgaacTAGGATTTTAAGAAGTACTATAGcgactagggtttcaaaagtactgtagccgagAGTTACTGTAGCGCCATACTATAGCTGCAGAACTATTcattcaggggtatttttggaagttggggctttattttatttagggttttaattaggttttggcttaaatactctttgttacctcattttaagaagtttatgaaatttgatgaatttattcattgtgagttgagttttactcctcttgttcttaattgaacttttgaacttatcaaaggtaaatcacaacctttgtgacgtttctcctttgtaatctgggttcttaagacgagttcttcaatgggtctagatttttatataatctaggttcgtgaaacgagttctcatcgggtctcgattttccatccattgacttgattttggctttcttggggagttttcaatttgattgtgggttcaagggatatcattccgcgggttcatatcataccatgtcctctacctccacataatgttgtaaatcaactacattggctatctccctattcaacccactcaaaaatctagccatcgtggcctcccgatcctccactacattagcccgaatcatagccacaTCCATCTCCTTACGGTAATTCTCTATACTCCTaaacccctgtgtaagattttgtagtttttggtagaggtctctatagtagtggctaggtacaaatctctgcCTCATGacagctttcaactctctccaagtttctacaggcctctcaaaaTTCTTCCTCCTATTAGTCACTAATTGGTCCCACCAAATACTAGCCTAATCAGTGAACtgaattaccgccaacttcaccttcttctcctccgaGTAATtgtgacaatcaaacaccaattctattcttttctcccactctaaataaacttcagggtcagttctaccttggaaggatggtattttcattttgatactcccaaggttcttatctactccatctcgacccccttgctttgccctaagtcctcttccacgcctaactcctctatgtctacccaatccgacttcagatgttaggtcttcctcatcctcaccatactcttcattctcatacccattctcaatactaggctcacgtTGCCgtctatctctcccaccttgcagatttctaatcgctgcttcatgatgatccatcctatctctcacttcacccaacacaaagttcaaccgctcaaactgttgttgcatggcttgcaacacataggatgagttatctgctctcccccttggtgatgcgctactccgctgagacattataaggtgctgcacaaaagaatgttagtggcaaaaaggaaaacctcacacactcccttacgtgtttacactcgaataatggcactccactcgtgtttcactcttaattggctttttcccgataatagtctcacactctcttgccttttacctcaagagttttcccagtcaagttctttaagaactaattgaactcaatcaagacaaagcaaccatgttttatcccaactagtaattaagtccaggaaacaagaacaagaaacaaggaaggaataaaatgacacgagactcaaggaatttatacaagggaaagagtaattataaaaacaagatatcaactagaaatatgtattcagcccctttgatgataaaagtcaatcaacaaatatttttctctcattgttgtaactatgtagcaacctttgaatatgcttccttttattttttttcttcttcttcactttttttttttttgaaattttcttttcttttcctttcctttcctttcttttcttttcttttcttttcttttctcctttttattttctttccttttctctatttaatcacaaacagcaatactcaattgtgaaaatcaagcaattgaattcaagtacACAAAAATTGACAACAAAATAGAAGGGAATCAATTGAACGGCAcaccaagcaattgacaaacttagagatttattaaaccctagaattttcaAACCCTAGATGATGCAAATTTCAACCAAACCCAAAATCCTAAGAATTTCAGCAGCctattttttgtttctgcaatattttttttgttttttggcaaccctagaacaatgtagccctaaaatcaaatttaaggatgcaagaattaaaagatagaatcagacctgattggaaaccttgctgtGATACCAAAttatatgaacccgcgggaatgaaatcccgtgaacccacaatcaatttgaaaactcctcaagaaagccaaattcaagtcaatggatggaaaaacctagacccgatgagaactcgttttaagaacctatattatatcaaaatctagacccgttgaagaacttgtctcaagaacctagattgcaaaggaggaacgccacaaaggttgtga
It contains:
- the LOC121235413 gene encoding uncharacterized protein LOC121235413, whose protein sequence is MVLKFLRQWPSLDAIRMFIKNKWGLSGLAIVSSMRKPRNVFVRLTSEEDFNKAFSREVCDVDGVAYRPFHWSPDFSEEEEPSVVPVWIFLPGLAPNFYHPSILKCLTAPIGKFIRCDNSTRCATRTDGARVCVELDAAKSPISSFWIGAPSCSASRRLEVIYETLPAFCTECKLQGHNLKTCKRGKTGKEKEKKNVRLEYREKPKQLESSVPNGANTESQEAVALCKEGKNSSDLVLVSDVHPILREEEEGVIF